One Syntrophorhabdaceae bacterium genomic window, CCCTTGTTAAGATCGAATATCGTCTTCCCTTCCAGTTCATTCGACAGGAGCGCCTCATCATTGCGTATCGTCCCTGCCAGGTTTATGCCCTTCTCCGCCGCGATACCATGAAGAACCGCTGCGTTCTTCTCGTCTATCCGGTTCACAATAGTATAGGCATTACCGATGCGCAGCTTCAGTTCGCCGATGAGATGATGAATGCGGCCTGCCGTCGCAAGGCCCCTCTGCGTAGGGTCGGATATAACGTACAGCGTGTCCACATCCTGCGTAACGAGCCTGTTCATGTGCTCCATGCCTGCTTCATTATCTGCGACAACGTAAGAATAATTCGCCTTGAGCGCGTCGATTGACTGCTTCGCAACGGCGTTTGCCGCGCAATAGCACCCCGGCCCCTCAGGCCTCCCCATGACAAGAAGGTCGAAGCCTTTTTGTTCCACGATCGCCTCGTGAACCTTATATTCAAACCAGACGTCCTTTGTCATGCCTGCGGGAACATCCTTTTTGAGCAGCTCCCTCGCCTCGCCGATCGTATTCTTTACGGTCACCCCGAGCACTTCGTTGAAGTTGGAGTTCGGGTCAATATCGACCGCAAGGACAGGCCCGTTTTTCAGTTCTTCAACGAGGTACCGCACGAGAAGTCCG contains:
- a CDS encoding AAA family ATPase — translated: MEVIVKPKVIAIAGKGGVGKTTIGGLLVRYLVEELKNGPVLAVDIDPNSNFNEVLGVTVKNTIGEARELLKKDVPAGMTKDVWFEYKVHEAIVEQKGFDLLVMGRPEGPGCYCAANAVAKQSIDALKANYSYVVADNEAGMEHMNRLVTQDVDTLYVISDPTQRGLATAGRIHHLIGELKLRIGNAYTIVNRIDEKNAAVLHGIAAEKGINLAGTIRNDEALLSNELEGKTIFDLNKGSVALVDAYRIFDATLKDGG